A single window of Manduca sexta isolate Smith_Timp_Sample1 chromosome 15, JHU_Msex_v1.0, whole genome shotgun sequence DNA harbors:
- the LOC119189405 gene encoding uncharacterized protein LOC119189405: MMNGIIILCLLILSTRSSDIDLDEEFPDINDLFVIEEKKDNHIRNIPGVFVKNIVVDIEKLNLTKFVQKLDTYKGKLNVGATKPRTKVAQIDLAELGIQLNDTRRQVIRWDGDTLAFKQASFHMTKQKALDLILQLIYMARHKLRELESCKYFSRTDTGYRIAFVYRHLRRIFKRMMDIYAIMYKNKTKWFHQDWHLQLHTKATKLHVDFLYLWWVLIRLDEKYSIKQGIRSRVPKWMSSKRPTTTRTPPPSG; the protein is encoded by the exons ATGATGaatggaataattattttatgtt TACTGATACTATCAACGCGAAGTTCTGACATTGATCTCGACGAAGAATTCCCCGACATTAACGACTTATTTGTGATCGAAGAAAAAAAAGACAATCATATCAGAAACATACCCGGAGTATTTGTCAAAAACATAGTAGTCGACATAGAAAAGCTGAATCTAACTAAATTCGTTCAAAAACTCGACACATATAAAGGCAAACTCAATGTTGGTGCAACAAAACCCAGAACCAAAGTCGCTCAGATAGATTTGGCTGAGTTAGGTATTCAATTGAACGATACGAGAAGACAAGTGATCCGATGGGATGGAGACACTTTAGCTTTTAAGCAAGCGTCTTTCCACATGACAAAGCAAAAGGCACTAGATTTAATACTTCAACTTATTTACATGGCGAGGCATAAGTTGAGAGAGCTGGAGAGTTGCAAATACTTCAGCAGGACTGACACTGGATACCGTATAGCATTCGTATACAGGCATTTGCGAAGGATCTTCAAGAGAATGATGGATATATACGCCATAATGTACAAAAACAAGACGAAATGGTTCCACCAAGACTGGCATCTTCAGCTGCACACTAAAGCTACAAAATTGCATGTAGATTTCTTGTATTTATGGTGGGTTTTGATTAGGCTAGATGAGAAATATAGTATCAAGCAAGGGATACGATCCCGGGTGCCCAAATGGATGTCGTCAAAAAGACCAACTACTACGAGAACACCTCCACCAAGCGGTTAG
- the LOC115454437 gene encoding uncharacterized protein LOC115454437, translated as MFYKIFIVYIILAESIAYYEQGQTKNQIGGKPRRKHVNWTFKDYLKKYDPRTVWDKIDKIKKKGIKLTIKEEIDIFMKGIDMSDDFLRVKVQDGDAKLLVMKDGRRWQPPPGLSDFPRDRFSLRRRLFELMKQAIYQARNKMVIMQQLRDKYREDSLYKMGYLMSKTDNACKTFSKVAFRAFRACILGRQWVMYRHRLYEILSTEERVLNLWFTVELLVDLIKKNDNYLKDMLANGTKHPKKEWIFTDS; from the exons atgttttataaaatatttattgttt ACATAATTCTGGCTGAATCAATAGCTTATTACGAGCAAGGGCAAACAAAGAACCAAATTGGCGGGAAACCTCGACGAAAACATGTAAATTGGACGTTCAaggattatttgaaaaaatacgATCCCCGCACTGTCTGGGATAAGATTGATAAGATTAAGAAGAAAG GcataaaactaacaataaaGGAAGAAATAGACATCTTCATGAAAGGCATCGACATGTCAGATGACTTCCTAAGGGTGAAGGTTCAAGACGGAGACGCCAAGCTGCTGGTGATGAAGGATGGGAGACGTTGGCAGCCGCCTCCAGGTCTGTCGGACTTCCCTAGAGACCGGTTCAGTCTCAGACGAAGACTCTTCGAGCTGATGAAGCAGGCTATCTATCAGGCTAGGAATAAAATG GTGATCATGCAACAGCTCCGAGACAAATATCGTGAAGACTCCCTCTACAAAATGGGATACCTCATGAGCAAAACTGACAACGCCTGCAAGACTTTCTCGAAGGTTGCCTTCAGGGCATTCCGTGCCTGCATCCTAGGCAGGCAGTGGGTCATGTACAGGCACAGACTCTACGAAATCCTATCCACTGAGGAACGAGTCCTCAACCTTTGGTTCACTGTTGAACTACTAGTTGATTTAATCAAGAAAAACGATAACTACCTTAAAGATATGCTCGCGAATGGAACGAAACATCCGAAGAAGGAATGGATATTTACTGattcataa
- the LOC119189406 gene encoding uncharacterized protein LOC119189406 encodes MIIIILIFIPILHAISPYTYEFYNVIHGSLKFKDLYIQPDTNSTEDEEIDDESEEDIGFEQQLFPRIDIIATPHDHDLLDFNEISKQLSNITRRGSYGDFYGHDDPQDWLYGKMEPKKKMMLIKTNIQFLIHTRYKVYAALAQRKRFRTDKRYRLGYLFNRLRRLKTEMRKIIAAASLQNASNPWFKSLTSLMRLYEQVVRFDVDIRDTSDYIREIYNTESAVDFIIVGKKDSPNTASKNQ; translated from the exons atgattataatcattttaatat TCATACCAATCCTTCACGCAATTTCACCGTACACATACGAATTCTACAACGTCATTCACGGCAGCCTCAAATTCAAAGATCTGTACATACAACCGGATACAAATAGCACCGAAGACGAAGAGATAGATGACGAATCAGAAGAGGACATCGGCTTCGAACAACAGCTATTCCCTCGTATCGACATCATAGCGACCCCACACGACCACGACCTGCTCGATTTCAACGAAATATCTAAACAACTATCAAACATCACCAGAAGAGGATCCTATGGCGACTTCTACGGGCACGATGACCCTCAAGACTGGCTGTACGGGAAAATGGAGCCGAAGAAGAAGATGATGCTgatcaaaacaaacatacaattcTTGATACATACGAGGTATAAGGTGTACGCGGCGTTGGCGCAGAGGAAAAGGTTCCGCACCGATAAGCGATACAGGCTCGGGTACCTGTTCAATAGGTTGAGGAGATTGAAGACTGAAATGAGGAAGATAATAGCGGCGGCCTCTTTGCAAAACGCTTCGAACCCTTGGTTCAAGAGTCTGACATCTCTTATGAGGCTGTATGAACAAGTGGTGCGGTTCGACGTGGATATCAGAGATACATCAGATTATATACGGGAAATTTATAACACGGAATCGGCTGTTGACTTCATCATCGTAGGTAAAAAGGATTCACCAAATACAGCTAGCAAAAACCAGTAA